In a genomic window of Desulfonatronovibrio magnus:
- a CDS encoding arsenite methyltransferase, with protein sequence MDKSKNDEIRDAVRKNYGKIAASGNAGCGCSPSSCCGTPSKVNSADVSLGLGYSSEDVDAVPEGANMGLGCGNPQAIASLQPGETVLDLGSGGGFDSFLAARAVGDNGQVIGVDMTPEMITTSRRNAEKAGFRNVDFRLGELENLPVADGIVDVIISNCVINLSPEKQRVFSEAFRVLKSGGRLAISDVVATAEMPEPIKKDMAMYTGCVSGASFIPELESMLRQAGFQNIHIKPKDESKTFIRDWAPGSKIEDYIVSATIEAVKPQA encoded by the coding sequence TGGACAAAAGTAAGAATGACGAAATTCGCGATGCGGTGCGGAAGAACTATGGGAAAATTGCAGCGTCAGGGAATGCGGGCTGTGGTTGCTCGCCTTCATCCTGTTGTGGAACACCGAGCAAAGTGAATTCGGCTGATGTTTCGCTTGGCTTGGGTTACTCCAGTGAGGATGTGGATGCTGTGCCGGAAGGAGCGAACATGGGCCTCGGGTGTGGCAATCCGCAAGCTATCGCTTCCTTGCAACCCGGCGAAACAGTACTCGATCTCGGCAGCGGCGGAGGGTTCGACTCTTTTCTGGCTGCACGAGCCGTTGGCGACAATGGACAGGTTATCGGTGTTGACATGACGCCGGAGATGATCACCACATCCCGTCGGAATGCTGAGAAAGCCGGATTCAGAAATGTCGATTTTCGATTGGGGGAGTTGGAGAATCTTCCAGTTGCCGATGGGATTGTTGATGTTATCATCTCGAATTGTGTAATCAATCTTTCACCCGAAAAACAAAGGGTATTCAGCGAGGCTTTCCGCGTATTGAAATCAGGCGGGCGGCTGGCGATTTCTGATGTTGTAGCCACTGCTGAAATGCCTGAGCCCATAAAGAAAGATATGGCTATGTATACTGGATGCGTGAGCGGCGCATCTTTCATCCCGGAGCTTGAATCCATGTTGCGGCAAGCTGGCTTTCAAAACATACACATCAAACCAAAAGATGAGAGTAAAACCTTTATCCGTGATTGGGCACCTGGAAGCAAGATCGAGGATTATATTGTTTCGGCTACTATTGAAGCAGTAAAGCCGCAGGCCTAA